In one window of Brassica rapa cultivar Chiifu-401-42 chromosome A07, CAAS_Brap_v3.01, whole genome shotgun sequence DNA:
- the LOC103831983 gene encoding zinc-finger homeodomain protein 5, whose amino-acid sequence MDMRSHEMVERRRDDNGNNGVGSIANEDNVNGNNNNNTRVSSQTLDHHQSKSPSSFVISAAAKTAVRYRECLKNHAANVGGSVHDGCGEFMPSGEEGTIEALRCAACDCHRNFHRKEVDGVGSSDVIAHHHRHHHHQYGGGGGGGRRPPPPNMMLNPLMLPPPPNYTPMHHHKYGMSPPGGAGMVTPMSVAYGGSGGGGGGAESSSEDLNMYGQSSGEHGGEAAAGQMAFSMSSKKRFRTKFTTEQKERMMEFAEKLGWRMNKQDEEELKRFCGEIGVKRQVFKVWMHNNKNNARKPPPSTV is encoded by the coding sequence atggaTATGAGAAGCCATGAAATggtagagagaagaagagatgacAATGGCAACAATGGTGTTGGTAGCATTGCAAATGAAGATAATGTCAACggtaataacaacaacaacactcgTGTCTCTTCTCAAACCCTAGATCACCACCAGTCCAAGTCTCCGTCTTCTTTCGTCATCTCCGCCGCCGCTAAAACCGCCGTGCGGTACCGGGAGTGTCTCAAGAACCACGCGGCGAACGTCGGCGGAAGCGTGCACGACGGATGCGGCGAGTTTATGCCGAGCGGCGAAGAAGGGACGATAGAAGCTCTCAGATGCGCTGCTTGCGACTGCCACCGTAACTTCCACCGGAAAGAAGTCGACGGTGTGGGAAGCTCGGATGTGATCGCTCACCACCACCGTCATCACCACCATCAGtacggtggaggaggaggaggagggagaaGACCGCCGCCGCCGAACATGATGCTTAACCCGCTCATGCTTCCTCCGCCGCCGAACTACACGCCGATGCACCACCACAAGTACGGTATGAGTCCGCCTGGTGGTGCAGGAATGGTGACGCCGATGAGCGTCGCTTACGGTGggagcggaggaggaggaggtggagctGAGTCGTCTAGTGAGGATCTGAACATGTACGGACAATCGAGCGGAGAGCACGGAGGAGAAGCAGCGGCGGGACAAATGGCGTTTTCGATGTCGTCCAAGAAACGGTTCAGGACGAAGTTCACGACGGAGCAGAAGGAGAGGATGATGGAGTTCGCGGAGAAGCTGGGGTGGAGGATGAACAAGCAAGACGAAGAAGAGCTCAAGAGGTTCTGCGGTGAGATCGGAGTGAAGAGACAAGTCTTCAAAGTGTGGATGCATAACAACAAGAACAATGCAAGGAAGCCACCACCATCAACAGTATGA
- the LOC103831984 gene encoding protein RADIALIS-like 6 translates to MASNSRSSSWTFKQNKMFERALAVYDKDTPDRWHNVAKAVGGKSAEEVKRHYDILVEDLINIETGRVPLPNYKTFESNSRGINDFNTRLMKNLKI, encoded by the exons ATGGCGTCAAACTCTAGAAGCTCGTCATGGACGTTTAAGCAGAACAAGATGTTCGAGAGAGCCTTGGCAGTTTACGACAAGGACACACCAGACCGATGGCACAATGTAGCAAAAGCTGTCGGAGGGAAATCTGCAGAGGAAGTGAAGCGTCACTATGACATCCTCGTCGAAGATCTCATCAACATCGAAACTGGTCGTGTCCCTTTGCCCAACTACAAGACATTCGAATCTAACTCCAGAGGCATCAATGACTTCAACACGAG GCTAATGAAAAATTTGAAGATCTAA
- the LOC103831985 gene encoding MAP7 domain-containing protein 1, producing the protein MPPFRFNIPFFSYGSPSRPSSSGTSSPSPPPPPPTSSRPPFRPGGIAHPSKPATSQETKPKVSPSLSRSKSNVAATAASSSASQLPSRGAATPSRLAKQSNQSGSPVKKPESLRAEEQKVAMKDKSSREVRKEAGENSNPVVEKPPAARSEQEEAQEQRRREVEKLAVVDRDSKTAQGQQKSKETEKLTPEEKKKGLSEDMEERTKTAQEQQKSKETEKLAVEEKKKGFQKDTEEKTKTAQETEKLAMEEKEKVLQDHMEENSKTSQEQQRRKETEKLAAQEKKKVLHKDMEENSKAAQEQQKSKLAVQERHTALKTVGTEDATQSKTTQNITAAKEGSSSMSRKIKEDIRDGLSKLTWGKSNGDNEKSVSVFTLTGENRGANMAIGSEKDKKDGEVHIRRGYKTNPDESPETTATETEGGTRPYPKDVEEDARVRAYVNGNSQGVNNSIICDSSVQQNDPGIHMNLRFEKSKEKDETISPPEKKPATEKVLKYEPRVRRRCLRGLLAESSQSDPENPLKPRRHGCRFTCKDKDIENT; encoded by the coding sequence ATGCCTCCTTTCCGTTTTAACATTCCTTTCTTCTCCTACGGCTCTCCTTCTCGTCCCTCTTCATCAGGGACTTCTTCCCCATCACCACCCCCACCTCCTCCTACTTCTTCCCGCCCTCCTTTTCGCCCTGGTGGCATCGCTCATCCGTCAAAGCCAGCCACGTCGCAAGAAACAAAGCCCAAGGTGTCACCTTCGCTTTCTAGGTCTAAAAGCAATGTTGCGGCCACTGCAGCTTCTTCTTCCGCGTCTCAGTTGCCATCCCGAGGCGCAGCCACGCCATCCCGGCTGGCGAAACAGAGTAACCAATCTGGTTCTCCGGTGAAGAAACCTGAGTCTCTGAGGGCAGAGGAGCAAAAGGTGGCGATGAAAGATAAATCATCAAGAGAAGTTAGAAAAGAAGCTGGTGAGAACAGCAATCCGGTAGTAGAGAAGCCTCCGGCTGCACGTTCAGAACAAGAAGAAGCTCAGGAGCAGAGAAGGAGAGAAGTAGAGAAACTTGCAGTGGTAGATAGGGATTCAAAAACAGCTCAGGGACAGCAGAAGAGCAAAGAAACCGAGAAACTTACACcggaagaaaagaagaaaggtCTTAGTGAGGATATGGAAGAGAGAACTAAAACAGCTCAGGAACAGCAGAAGAGCAAAGAAACCGAGAAACTTGCAgtggaagaaaagaagaagggtTTTCAAAAGGACActgaagagaaaacaaaaacagcTCAAGAAACGGAGAAACTTGCGatggaagaaaaagaaaaagttctTCAAGACCACATGGAAGAGAATTCAAAGACATCTCAGGAACAACAGAGGAGAAAGGAAACCGAGAAACTTGCGgctcaagaaaagaaaaaagttctTCACAAGGACATGGAAGAGAATTCAAAAGCAGCTCAAGAACAACAGAAGAGCAAACTTGCAGTGCAAGAAAGACATACAGCTCTTAAAACGGTGGGTACAGAAGATGCGACGCAAAGCAAAACCACACAAAATATCACCGCAGCAAAAGAAGGATCATCTTCAATGAGCAGAAAGATCAAAGAAGACATCAGAGACGGACTCAGCAAGCTTACTTGGGGGAAAAGCAACGGTGATAACGAGAAATCCGTGAGTGTCTTCACTCTAACAGGCGAAAACAGAGGAGCCAACATGGCAATAGGTTCTGAAAAAGACAAGAAAGACGGTGAGGTTCACATCCGCCGTGGGTACAAAACTAATCCAGACGAGAGTCCTGAGACCACAGCCACGGAGACCGAAGGAGGCACAAGACCCTACCCTAAAGACGTAGAAGAAGACGCTAGGGTTAGGGCATACGTGAACGGAAACAGTCAGGGGGTCAACAACTCGATTATATGCGATAGTTCAGTGCAACAGAACGATCCAGGCATTCATATGAATTTGAGGTTTGAAAAATCAAAGGAAAAGGATGAAACTATTAGTCCACCGGAGAAAAAACCGGCGACGGAGAAGGTGTTGAAGTATGAGCCGAGGGTAAGGAGGAGATGCTTGAGAGGGTTGCTAGCAGAGTCGAGTCAGTCGGATCCGGAGAATCCCTTGAAGCCTAGGAGACATGGTTGCCGCTTTACCTGTAAAGACAAAGATATTGAGAACACTTAA
- the LOC103831986 gene encoding isoflavone reductase homolog P3 yields MATEQSKILVIGGTGYIGKFIVEGSAKSGHQTFALVRESSLSDPVKGKIVQNFKDLGVTILYGDLSDKESLVKAIQHVDVVISTVGLSQLMNQINIISAIKESGKHIKRFLPSEFGNDVDRTVAIGPAKSEFAMKAEIRRVVEAEGVPYTYVINNCFNGYFLATLAQCETRLTSPPRDKVTIYGDGNSKAILNKEEDIAAYTMRAVDDPRTLNKTVYINPPKNIVSQNDVVALWESKIGTTLEKTYVSEEDLLKKIPESPHPLDLLLALNHAIFVKGDQTWFTIEPSFGVEASQLYPDVKYTSVDEYLNQFV; encoded by the exons ATGGCGACGGAGCAAAGCAAGATTCTGGTGATCGGAGGAACTGGTTACATCGGAAAGTTCATCGTCGAAGGCAGCGCTAAATCCGGCCACCAAACATTCGCTCTCGTCAGAGAATCCTCTCTCTCTGACCCCGTCAAGGGCAAAATCGTCCAGAACTTCAAAGATCTCGGCGTTACAATATTATAT GGAGACTTAAGCGACAAGGAGAGCTTAGTCAAGGCCATTCAACACGTTGATGTAGTCATCTCCACCGTTGGTCTATCTCAACTCATGAACCAGATTAATATTATTTCTGCTATTAAAGAATCTGGCAAGCATATTAAG AGATTCTTGCCTTCTGAGTTTGGCAATGACGTGGATCGAACGGTGGCGATTGGACCAGCAAAGTCGGAGTTCGCAATGAAGGCTGAGATCCGCCGTGTCGTTGAAGCTGAAGGTGTACCGTACACATATGTTATCAACAATTGCTTTAATGGATATTTCTTGGCTACACTTGCTCAATGTGAAACGAGACTCACTTCTCCTCCTAGAGACAAAGTCACCATCTACGGCGATGGAAACTCTAAAG CCATTTTAAACAAAGAGGAAGACATTGCTGCATACACCATGAGAGCTGTTGATGATCCAAGGACTCTCAACAAGACTGTCTACATAAACCCTCCAAAGAACATTGTTTCGCAGAACGATGTAGTTGCCTTGTGGGAGAGCAAGATTGGTACAACTCTGGAGAAGACTTACGTTTCAGAGGAAGATCTCCTCAAGAAAATCCCAG AGTCACCACATCCTCTGGATCTTCTGTTGGCTTTGAATCATGCCATCTTTGTGAAAGGAGATCAAACGTGGTTTACAATAGAGCCTTCCTTTGGTGTGGAAGCTTCTCAGCTTTACCCTGATGTCAAGTACACAAGCGTCGATGAGTATCTCAACCAGTTTGTGTAA
- the LOC103831987 gene encoding isoflavone reductase homolog P3, with translation MATEKSKILVIGGTGYIGKFIVTESAKSGHQTFALVRETTLSDPVKSKTVQNFKDLGVTILQGDVNDHESLVKAIKQVDVVISSIGSMQILDQTKIISAIKEAGNVKRFLPSEFGTDVDRTSAVEPAKSAFAVKIQIRRAIEAEGIPYTYVVNNCFAGYYLPTLVQFEPGLTSPPRDKVTILGDGNAKAVINKEEDIAAYTIKTVDDPRTLNKIIYINPPKNTLSMNEMVSLWETKIGKSLEKTHIPEEQVLKLIQESPVPINVLLAINHSVFVKGDQTNFTIEPSFGLEASELYPDVKYTSIEEYLSHFA, from the exons ATGGCGACTGAGAAAAGCAAGATTCTTGTCATCGGAGGAACCGGTTACATCGGGAAGTTCATCGTCACAGAAAGCGCTAAATCTGGTCACCAAACATTCGCTCTCGTTAGAGAAACCACTCTTTCGGACCCCGTCAAGAGCAAAACCGTACAGAACTTTAAAGATCTCGGCGTGACAATACTACAA GGAGATGTGAACGATCACGAGAGCCTAGTGAAGGCGATAAAACAGGTCGATGTGGTGATATCGAGTATTGGAAGTATGCAAATCttggatcaaaccaagatcattTCTGCTATCAAAGAAGCTGGTAACGTCAAG AGATTCTTGCCGTCTGAGTTTGGGACGGACGTGGACAGAACAAGTGCGGTTGAGCCGGCGAAATCTGCTTTTGCGGTGAAGATTCAGATAAGGAGAGCCATCGAAGCAGAAGGAATACCATACACTTACGTTGTTAACAATTGCTTTGCTGGTTATTACTTGCCTACGTTGGTTCAGTTCGAGCCTGGTCTCACTTCTCCTCCTAGAGACAAAGTCACCATTTTGGGAGATGGAAATGCCAAAG CTGTGATCAACAAGGAGGAAGATATAGCTGCTTACACAATCAAGACGGTGGATGATCCAAGAACTCTTAACAAAATCATTTACATTAATCCTCCTAAGAACACTTTATCGATGAACGAAATGGTCTCCTTGTGGGAGACCAAGATCGGCAAGTCTCTTGAGAAGACTCACATCCCAGAGGAGCAAGTCCTTAAACTCATCCAAG agTCTCCAGTTCCTATCAATGTTCTTCTCGCCATAAACCACTCAGTTTTTGTGAAGGGAGATCAGACCAATTTCACTATAGAGCCTTCGTTTGGTCTTGAAGCCTCTGAGCTTTACCCTGATGTCAAGTATACGAGCATTGAGGAGTATCTCAGTCACTTCGCTTGA